The following proteins are encoded in a genomic region of Ictalurus punctatus breed USDA103 chromosome 15, Coco_2.0, whole genome shotgun sequence:
- the atp1b2a gene encoding sodium/potassium-transporting ATPase subunit beta-2a isoform X1, which produces MSKPEEKKESGGWKELFWNPRTHELLGRTASSWGLILLFYVVFYTFLAGMFCLTMYVMLLTLDDYTPTWQDRLATPGLMIRPKGEDLEIIYNIKNTESWDKYVQALNTFLTPYNNSHQVLNNDACVPDKYYLQEDSGNVRNNPKRACQFNRTMLEDCSGLVDRTYGYSDGKPCVLIKLNRVIGMLPGKDGQSPYITCGTKKEVNSDFVDVTYFPPNGTFNLMYYPYYGLRAQVNYTQPLVAVKFVNVTLDTDVNIECKINSNTITEFSERDKFAGRVSFKLRINSI; this is translated from the exons ATGTCAAAACcagaggagaagaaggagtCTGGCGGATGGAAAGAATTATTTTGGAATCCGCGCACACATGAGCTGTTGGGCCGAACCGCAAGCAGCTGgg gtttgatTCTGCTCTTCTATGTGGTCTTCTACACGTTTCTTGCTGGAATGTTCTGCCTCACCATGTACGTTATGCTGCTCACACTTGATGATTATACACCAACCTGGCAGGACCGACTTGCTACaccag gattgATGATCAGGCCTAAAGGTGAAGATTTGGaaatcatatataatataaaaaacacTGAGAGCTGGGACAAATATGTTCAGGCACTCAACACCTTCCTCACCC CTTATAATAATTCTCATCAGGTGCTGAATAATGATGCATGTGTTCCGGATAAGTATTATCTTCAGGAGGACAGCGGGAATGTGCGTAATAACCCCAAAAGGGCGTGTCAGTTTAACCGCACCATGCTCGAGGATTGTTCTGGACTTGTTGACCGAACCTACGGTTACAGCGATGGAAAACCCTGTGTGCTCATCAAATTGAACAGG GTTATTGGAATGTTGCCAGGGAAAGATGGCCAGTCTCCATATATCACCTGTGGAACAAAG AAGGAGGTGAACAGTGATTTTGTTGATGTCACTTATTTTCCTCCTAATGGGACATTTAATTTGATGTATTATCCGTACTATGGCCTACGCGcccag gTGAACTACACTCAGCCTCTGGTAGCAGTGAAGTTTGTGAACGTAACTCTGGACACTGATGTGAACATTGAATGTAAAATCAACTCCAACACAATCACAGAATTCAGCGAGCGTGACAAGTTCGCTGGCCGAGTTTCCTTTAAACTGCGCATCAACAGTATctag
- the gltpd2a gene encoding ceramide-1-phosphate transfer protein: MCVFVSVCVCVCLKMRSLLHQYFLVAAMLTLFLFLTSLWLPQGTVQDCESSWLPCLSDPNHMVHPVVVAESDVGTHTDNITIRSDSINPKPVIISDCPGQHFQVSQLLLYLNSALSPTSDVLLDPYLLCWEELIKFMEALGPLVSFFTYKVQEKITLIRQLAEEDSGKHRLLTPPPTNSPLLTHNPLSHTYHSVCSMLDTELQLGVVSFDRQTPSGSRTLLRLHRSLLWLQLLLMKLWLEPGHVRRSLGEVCEEAYSEALAPHHPWLLQRVARLAFKAMPEHTVLLRMVCVNTHEEAEPIIRTIVTAISEVRRRTHNELEKRNMLDLP; encoded by the exons atgtgtgtgtttgtgagtgtgtgtgtgtgtgtgtgtctgaagaTGAGATCACTGTTGCATCAGTACTTCCTGGTGGCAGCCATGTTGACTCTGTTTCTATTCCTCACCTCATTGTGGCTgc CTCAAGGAACAGTACAGGATTGTGAATCATCGTGGCTCCCGTGTCTCAGTGATCCAAACCACATG gtACATCCGGTAGTGGTTGCAGAAAGTGATGTTGGGACCCACACTGATAACATCACTATTAGGAGCGACAGCATTAACCCTAAACCTGTCATCATATCTGATTGTCCTGGGCAGCATTTCCAGGTGTCTCAACTCCTGTTGTATTTAAACTCCGCCCTCAGCCCTACCTCGGATGTGCTCTTGGATCCTTACCTGCTCTGCTGGGAAGAGCTAATTAA GTTTATGGAGGCTCTCGGTCCTCTGGTTAGTTTTTTCACCTACAAAGTTCAGGAGAAGATCACTCTAATTCGCCAGCTGGCTGAGGAGGATTCTGGGAAACACAGATTACTGACTCCGCCCCCCACCAACTCCCCACTTCTAACCCACAATCCCCTCAGCCACACCTACCATTCTGTGTGCTCCATGTTGGATACAGAGCTTCAGTTGGGTGTGGTCAGCTTCGACAGACAAACGCCATCGGGAAGTCGTACTTTGCTTCGCCTCCATCGATCGCTGCTGTGGTTGCAGCTGTTGCTGATGAAATTGTGGCTGGAGCCTGGGCACGTGAGGCGAAGCCTGGGTGAGGTGTGTGAAGAAGCATACAGTGAGGCGTTAGCACCACATCACCCATGGCTGCTACAGAGGGTGGCACGACTCGCCTTTAAGGCCATGCCtgaacacactgtactgctcaggatggtgtgtgtgaacacacacgAGGAGGCAGAACCAATCATTCGCACCATTGTCACTGCGATCAGTGAGGTGCGCCGTAGAACCCACAATGAGCTGGAGAAAAGAAACATGCTGGACTTACCTTAA
- the atp1b2a gene encoding sodium/potassium-transporting ATPase subunit beta-2a isoform X2: MSKPEEKKESGGWKELFWNPRTHELLGRTASSWGLILLFYVVFYTFLAGMFCLTMYVMLLTLDDYTPTWQDRLATPAYNNSHQVLNNDACVPDKYYLQEDSGNVRNNPKRACQFNRTMLEDCSGLVDRTYGYSDGKPCVLIKLNRVIGMLPGKDGQSPYITCGTKKEVNSDFVDVTYFPPNGTFNLMYYPYYGLRAQVNYTQPLVAVKFVNVTLDTDVNIECKINSNTITEFSERDKFAGRVSFKLRINSI, translated from the exons ATGTCAAAACcagaggagaagaaggagtCTGGCGGATGGAAAGAATTATTTTGGAATCCGCGCACACATGAGCTGTTGGGCCGAACCGCAAGCAGCTGgg gtttgatTCTGCTCTTCTATGTGGTCTTCTACACGTTTCTTGCTGGAATGTTCTGCCTCACCATGTACGTTATGCTGCTCACACTTGATGATTATACACCAACCTGGCAGGACCGACTTGCTACaccag CTTATAATAATTCTCATCAGGTGCTGAATAATGATGCATGTGTTCCGGATAAGTATTATCTTCAGGAGGACAGCGGGAATGTGCGTAATAACCCCAAAAGGGCGTGTCAGTTTAACCGCACCATGCTCGAGGATTGTTCTGGACTTGTTGACCGAACCTACGGTTACAGCGATGGAAAACCCTGTGTGCTCATCAAATTGAACAGG GTTATTGGAATGTTGCCAGGGAAAGATGGCCAGTCTCCATATATCACCTGTGGAACAAAG AAGGAGGTGAACAGTGATTTTGTTGATGTCACTTATTTTCCTCCTAATGGGACATTTAATTTGATGTATTATCCGTACTATGGCCTACGCGcccag gTGAACTACACTCAGCCTCTGGTAGCAGTGAAGTTTGTGAACGTAACTCTGGACACTGATGTGAACATTGAATGTAAAATCAACTCCAACACAATCACAGAATTCAGCGAGCGTGACAAGTTCGCTGGCCGAGTTTCCTTTAAACTGCGCATCAACAGTATctag